In the Primulina tabacum isolate GXHZ01 chromosome 7, ASM2559414v2, whole genome shotgun sequence genome, GGATGTTGGCCATGCTAAACCTCCCATCAAGCTTGGTATAATATTCGTATTGTACGTGTTGTGTACTTTTATAGACCGTTTTTTGttatgaaaaacaaaaaaacatgaTAGAAAGCAAAGACTGATATAGTAACACAAAAATTTGGAACAAAAAATGgtaaaatgaagaaaaaaagaagaaaataagcCATACAAATGTACCAATTTGTTCGCTCTATTGCTCTCACCCTTAATAGTAACTACTAACTCGGTGCACATGTTGGAGATCAAGATCCTGTGCTGTGGGTTTCCCACGGCGGAGGATACTATGCACCTTGTTTTAGTCTaacattataaaaaataaacaattggtattttgatatttcaattatattttttatattaaaatatgtgattaaTAATCCAATTTAAAGtgacaattttatttttggttagaAATATATATCGTGGGGGTAAAATGACGTCTctcttattatttttatttttataattttttcaactcttttttttaaaaaaatgttaataaaaatttaatttttttgttacaaATATGTGATTCTGAACGAAAAAGAAAAACGACGgtacattcaattttttttaatattatagttCTTTTTAGAAAAACTATTTTCTCCTTTTTtatcttattaattttttatttagaaattaaaattttattaatcacatatttgtaacaaaaaaaattaattttttattaaaattttttaaaaaaaagagttgaaaaaattataaaagaaaaaataataagagaGACGTCATTTTACCCTCACGATATATATTtctaaccaaaaataaaattttaactttaaattggattattaatcacatattttaatataaaaaatataattttgattttgaaataattaaaatataaatatcaatttttaaaaaaaataagtttttttttaatagtGTTGTAGACTAAAATAAAGTGTATAACACCCTCTGCTGTGGGTTTCCCAAACCCACAGCAGGATTTTGATCCACATGTTGGGGGTTTGTAGTATCCGTTTTTGGtaacaaaaaattttaaaaaaaaaattaaaaaatacaaaaagccTAAATGTAGAAATAGAAGATAGAGAAGAATTTTAAAAAAGTGACGTTTTTGTAAATAAATAGATTACAAAGAACAATAAATGTACTTTGAAGATGACATTTCTATAAATAAATAGGCATCAAATGACAAACAAAATAGCGAGGCCATACTAACATACCAAACCTGTCCTTCGAGCTTAGGTACTTTTTGGTTCAAGTACTTGTAagtattaatataaataatctCATCATATCACTTGTTTTGTACAAGTATTGTTTATCTCGATTAATCAaattgttaattatttatttcacatcAATTAAATTCGTAATAATTTatctcacatcaatcaaatcaataatataaaattacgaTATTActcttaataaataatattattaatattatattaatattttcaacaatGACAAAATGgtaatatcatattatctcaaatttaataaatcaaatcaattaaatcaaacactatattaaatatcatttttatttattttattattacaaaatattatttatctccATACTATATATCTCATACCATGAACCAAACAGTACCTTAatgtattaaaaataatattcggGTATTGTCCATTTTTtgtaacaaaatatttttaaaaaataaaaaaaataaatgataaaatgaaattaaaatacaaaagtcGTATAAACAGAAGATAAAGATTAATTTTGAAAAGtgacattttcgtaaataaatAGCCACCAAAGAGCAATAAATATAGTTCAATTTTATAAAGATGACATTTATGTGGTATTTTGGAGAAAAAAATGTTAGTGTAAGGGTAATTTGAGAAACAAaagataatatattatatataatagattctttatataataataatatagataTTGATAGAGATATATAGGTGACATTTTCGTAATTAAATTGTCGTAAAAGGCAATAGATGTATATCAATTTtacaaaatgtggtattttCGTGAGTAATTAATCATCAAAAGACAAACAAATAAGGGAGGTTGACCATATCAATGTACCAACCCTCTCCTCAAGGCTAATGGTATTTGTACCCCATTGCACGCGTTATGTGCTTATATagcttgtttttttgtttttcttaagtattgaaaaacaaaaaaacatggAAAAAAACAAAGACCaatataataaatacattaatTTGGGATAAAACTTGGTAAATGAAAAAAAAGTAATACCAGCGTACCAATTTGGTCGCTTTGTTGCCCTCACCTTTGATGGTAACTAGTAATTTGATGCACACATTACGTGCTTGTGTTATCTATTATTAGTTTTTCACCTATGCGATGCACAGacaattattttatctaattgattattaaaattagTATGTGTGATAATTTGTTTACTTTCTCTATAACGTGACTTTCATGATATAGATCTTAACAATGAAACACTGAATAAAAAAGTCATTTTTGTATTGCGGCTGAAAATTAATATAACGCTTGTATTAGACAATGAATGACATAATGTGTTTATCAATAATATTGTACTCACAAATAAATTTATGTACTATGTAGAAAAAATAACtgcaacaaaataaaatgataaacatgatacaAACTTTTAATGTGATTTTAAtttcaataaataatttaaattagaaTACAAATAAACTAAATggattaaaaatcatataattagaaaacaaaaacaaattagaaattttgaaaaacttCCTTAAATACAACATTTGTCGTTGAATTTTTCGGGTTCCTATCACTATcacatataaaaaattttagatccTTAGGAATCGTAACTCTGGATACAGCAAAATACAACTGACCATGACTAAAAACAtggttcttaaaaaaaaaatcatacatGAGACAATGACTGCCCCGACTTTTGTTGATTGTCATTGCATATGATACAATAAAAGAAACTGTCTctgttgaaatttaaaaggaAGCATTAAATCAGAAGACGTCAATGACATTCTTGGAATAAGTGCTTTATGACCTGCATTACTTCCAGTAAGAATTTTTCCTTCCAAAACATGGTTTCCGAGCCTTGTCACGATCAATCTAGTTTCATTGCATAATCCAAGAGAATGATCTACGTTGGAGATAAAAtactttatttaattaaaaaatcatatCATTTGTAATATCACTTAACATAGATGTTGATGTTGGAATCAGCATATTGAATGAACCATGAAAACTAAATTGTTGAGATACTCTGGCTCTCAAATCCATATTTTCTGTTCAAATAtttacaacaaaaaataattaaaataaatggaacTAATTCTAAAAGAAACATTTATAATGATAACTCACAATATAAATGTAttcaagtaaaaaaaaatagtaattggtatttaatataaattcatttaacATGTGTTATTAACAATAACCTATTatacaatttcataatcaatttTGGCCTTAAAGTAATTTAACTAACAAAATTGGTCCGTTGAGTATGTAAAATTtcatacatatattttaattctaaatattttaattaacaatttttccttgtttttattattttgcatgaataaaaaaataataaaacttgtagtttatattaaattgaaatacaattattttttaatcatcTATATTAATTTGGGAAATGTTGGTGTAAGACTGAAGTTGATATATTGAAGggaaaaatgattttatactattagattaaaaaataaaatcaaattaaaaattagttaatctaattttttaattataataaccTTACATCTAAATATATGtgtcattaattttaaattaaaaaatgattTCAAAGGAGCACAATTTTTTAAACATGTTTCAAATTgtcagaattcaaatttaaattttgaataataatttgaatttgatttataattcccagaataaatttaatttatggatttgaaatttgaaatgtaATTTAATTTGGTTTGTAATTTCAAGAATATATTCAATTTTCAAGAAGTTATACACACAAACATTAATATGCAGTTTTAATaatgaattaaatatatttagacatttattataatatatattaccacattttttgtttatttccttttttagaatatgatttaggCGGGAACTTATTAAATCTAGCAGATaactctgcttttatatatgtaatatagatatatagatttgaaacaaaaaattaaaaatttaaaaaaatcctaGACGTAGAAatagaaaatataaaattctgaaAAGTGACTTTTCGTAAATAAATAGCTAGCAAATTACAGTAAATGTACATCAATTTTATAAATGTAACATTTATGTAAATAATTAGGCATCAAATGACAAAAAAATGAGGACGTCGTACTAACATATCAAACCATCTTTAAAGCTTAAATAATGTTTAcaatagtttattttaaatgtttctaAATTTCTAATCATGAAATGTTTAGAAATTGTATGTAGAAATTGAAAGGATATTAAATGTATCTCAATTTTACAAAATGTGGCATTCTTAAATGATTAGCCATCAAAGGCCAAAAAAGTGGAGCTTGGTCAATACCAATCATATCATCCGATTACTAGTTACTATTATGAAATAGACTAAAGATATAAAATTACCGAATCGAACcgaatattaataaaattttaagattCAAATTTTGATCGATTTAAGTATATGCGAGTTTGAGCACGATTCGaagatcaattttttttttgctcgaGTTCGTCTCGAAATGAAGTTCGAGTTCGGCTCGAAATATTCGAACCTATTAGCGAACTATTAGAAATATTGATCGGTTAATAAGGTCCGAGAACGAAAATTCGGAAGCTCGAAACATccaaaaaacttgaaatatatatatattaataaaatactaaGGGTCGTGAACTATCGAACAACGTACCAATCTGGTCAGTCTATTGTAAGACTGTAAATAAATTGAGTTAGTTCGTGAGTTTTTTTCGAATTAGCTCGTTAAATATTTAATCTATATTCGAATTTATCAAACTCGAGCCGAACCCGAACATATTCGAACTTTTTTCGGGCAAAACTTGAGTCCAAATTGGTACGTTGTTCAATAGTTCACGAgtcttaatattttattaatttaatataattatatattaaatacataTACTTATTGAGCTTTTCAGACGTTTCGAGCATTCGAACCTTACTAACCAATCAATAGTTGTAATATCTCACGAATAAGTTCGAAGATTTCGAGCCGAACTCGAACTTCATTTCGAGTTGAACTCgagcaaaaaaaatttaaaaaaattgatcttCAAATCGTGCTCAAACTCGCATATACTTGAAATTTATCGGAATTTgaacattaaaattttattaatatttggcTCGATTCGATTCGTTTATACCTATAGTCTATTTCCCTCACCCTCAATAGTAACTAGTAGTCGGACGTACGTTGTGTGCTTGtacaatttgtttttttaacgataaatcaaaaagaaaaaaaaaagataaaatgaaaaaatacaAAAGCCTaaatgaagaaaataaaatatagagAACAAGTTTGAAAAATagatttcttaaataaataatcccTAAAGAACAATAGATGTAGCCAATTTTAGGGGGTGTATTGATTATAaacttttaatgatttttatggagtttaaaagtATAGAGATATTCAAACTAGACTTTTATATACTCCATAAAAGTTTAGTGGTATTCAATGTaaacttttgtagaattttaaaaagtcatgtggtattcaaacttgacttttaaaaactctacaaaagtttataggtattcaaaatgtcaataTACTTTTAATGACTCTATAGAAATCTATTAAGTACAAGAATTATAGCCTAATgtacaacaataaaatgtcaacgaaagtctttgattcaacctaaaaatttggatgtacatttaattgagaaatctctcaaattcaatacaaactttcattcttttctcatctatttatttttccttttatttaaaacataattacaatttaattttttaacattttatttttaattattttctttaattttagttaatctatatattaaattattgtataagcaaattcataccgatactataccaaaattttcggtataccgaatcaaaaaaaccttacatttaaaaaaaaattataatttattgttttaaaatattatatattttaaaatttttgtatattttttcggtatttcgttatataccaaaattttcaaattggatatcgttaccgtaccgaaaaattcggtattgttaccgtaccgtatcgaaatcttcggtatacttaaaattcggtaaattcaatatttttttgttatggtaatctcggtataccgaaaatttggtattttttcccacccctaacATGGCTTGTATTGGCATGTGCTATATTACACAAATTTTTTTGGAAGAAGTgtcaatttgatgaatttcaaattgaactagataatgaagctcaattgtcttcatcagcacaagtttatgaaggtgacgactttgatcagttatttaatACTCGAAAACAACAACGAACAAATGTTAATGCATGCAGGGATATCATAGCCAATGGAACGTAGAAcgatgttgatcaaattgttagtaatgattatattttttttataaaagactactcattattttgagtgttcttttaataaaattttattatgaacttataaaaatattattaatttatatgttgaattgacataaagaattgaaattttgatttcaataaattggtTAGTTCATTTGTAGTTTtttacaaattaaattgatttaacttttaagtaagtaaaattcatttacattcataaataaaaaaaataatttaaaattcaagagGTTATCTAtgtacaataattattttaaaaaaattaataaaaaataaatcacaattataaactacaaaattcacataattctatgaaaaagtttataaaaatctacaaaaatcttgaaaaaaagtcTATAAGAGTGTATGAAATTTGTTTCACAATTTTATGATAttccataaaagtcaataaaaatctatcttCATAAAAGtccatcatttgaaaaaaaagtcattaaaaatatttgaaaacacTAAACGAATACACCATCCTTGTTGTGAATAATAAATAGTCAAAGGGCCAGGAAAAAAACACGAGGGAGGCATACGGTCATGCTTGATATAGATTGATTTCTGCAGCGTAGTGTATACCTACAAGCGCTTGGTATTATCGTCTATAATATAAAATCGGAAAAATGGAGGCAGCAATGGGGTTGATGCGGCGGATCCCGCCGAAGCATTCCGAAACCGCGCTTTCTGCACTGCTGAGCCTTTTGCCGAATCACTCCGTAGATCTTCTCTCTCAAGTCGATCAGCCTCTTCAGGTATACATACATTCGGTTTTCGAGAGTTCGTATTAAGAATCGAGTCTTTTTCCGATTGTATGATTATTAGAATTGGATATCGAGAGTTCGGATTAATGTAGTTACCTGATGGTTTATGTGTGCAATGCTCAATGGAAATTCTTTCTTATTCCAGCTTCTCGTGGAATTgggtatttattatatttatcatcGTAATCTATATATCTTAAAATTCATTCAAGCTGTGCTATGATATGCCTAAAGTCAGCTACTAACGACATCGTTTGGTAAAGTCATTCAGAATCCAAGATTAGGGGCGCTATGTGTGCGGAGTTTGGCGCAGTTTGAATGTCAAATGATATAATGATTCCATCTCGTTCGTAGTTCGATTTTCGAACTTTTTTCCTGAATGCACTGCAATTTGGATGAAGAAAGAATCTGACAGATGCTCGTTTTTTGTTTCCTTTGGTTTAATATGGTTAAATTGTATGGAAGGATAGCTCTAGAGGTGAAAAGGAAAGAGAGAACGGAAATGAGTAGCTCAAGGGCTTCGTTTCGTTGGTTTTCTTCTGAGTGCCATTTTCTTTTGCTTAATCACATTTTTGTCAAGTTCATATTTGGAAATCCGAGGCAGAGTAGAAAGAGTTACTGcctatttaaattatttttttattcgttAAAATACTCTGGTTTGAATGTGTACTAGGAAATTAACTATGAAACCATGCCTTTGTTTAGagcaaatattaaattttcttgaatCATTTCTACTGCCATGTATAACATTTGAACTTGTTGAAATAGGTGTTGTGTGACGTGGACAGTGGGAAAGAGTTCATATTGTGTGAATACAATAGGGATGCAGACTCATACAGGTAAATGATTAACAGTGAAAGTGCTTCACGCTGTTCCATTGATTAATAATACATTCACAAATGTCTGGAGCATAGTTGAAATTACTATTGGAATTAATATATTATCAAACTGCCGCTGACTGCCAGATTAATGGTATTGCGTGATGACTAATATCGGTTAGATATCTCACTAGAAGTACTCTTCggtgtttcttttttttttttcaggcaTGCTAAATATGCTATCAgtgactttttttttatttcttttctgcCTGAAGGTCACCATGGTCAAATACATACCATCCCCCAATAGAAGATGGGCCTTATCCATCTCCAGATTTGAGGAAACTTGAAATTGAAGCGAACGACATCTTTGCTATCTATTGTGAACAGTGAGGTCCTTTACTTGCCGCGTgcttaaattttcttaaatgagTTTGATAGAAATATGATTGTCTCACTGATCGGCGAAGTTTCCACAAGCCTTCATTTCTGATTTATTCCTTTTTGTACGATAAGCATTGTACATCATTGCTGGATTAACTTAACTGGCCAAAAATGAATAGGTATTATGAAGGTGGCATTTCATCAGTGTATGTGTGGGAGGATGAAAACGTTGGCTTTGTGGcttgttttttaattaaaaaaggTGTGGGTCTCTCCCAACTTGTTTTGGGCAATGATCTCTTTCTTGCCGTTTTCTTATTTTGAAACTGTACTTTTCCTGGTGAAGATGGCTCAAAAGCTGCACATGGTAGAAGAGGTT is a window encoding:
- the LOC142551414 gene encoding F-actin-capping protein subunit beta, producing MEAAMGLMRRIPPKHSETALSALLSLLPNHSVDLLSQVDQPLQVLCDVDSGKEFILCEYNRDADSYRSPWSNTYHPPIEDGPYPSPDLRKLEIEANDIFAIYCEQYYEGGISSVYVWEDENVGFVACFLIKKDGSKAAHGRRGYLQEGGWEAIHVIEVGPEEEGNARYCLTSTVMLSLTTNNDSAGTFSLSGSIRRQMNMDLSVAEGHLCNMGRMIEEMESKLRNSLDQVYFGKTKEMVCTLRPPSEVVMRLPDSSM